CTCAATAACCAAAGGTAAACTCAAAATAAACAATGCATTTGCAGGTGTTGGCAAACCAATAAACGAATCGGTTTGGCGTGTATCGATATTAAAATTGGCCAATCTGTAGCAAGAACCTAAAGTAACTATAAATCCTAGAAAAGGAATAATGGTCAAGGCTATTTCATCATTAGGATTTGCACTTTTTAAAAACAAACTATACATTACATAACCTGGTGCAACACCACTGGTTACCATATCTGCTAAAGAATCTAACTGCAAACCAAGCGGACTTGAAACTTTGAATAATCTAGCAAAAAAACCATCAAAAAAATCAAAAAAGATTCCTAAACAAACCATATAAAAAGCCATTTCGAAATTGCCTTTTGACACAAAAACAACTGCAATACAGCCACAAAAAAGGTTTATTAATGTAATTAAATTAGGAATGTGTTTTTTAATATTCATCTTTTAAAATTTTAGATAATGGTAGGGAACAAATTTAGCATAATAACTCTATGTAAAATGTGTTTTTGCAAGAGTTTTTTACTTGAAAATTTGAGTTTCGCAATATTTATCAAAAGGAATAATTTTCCTGAGTAAAATATTATATTTTTGGTAAAAATTAAAACAGACTTCGGTTTGCAAAAAAAGATCCGTTGAAGAAAATCCTTGCGTTTTTATTATTTAGTACCTGCACAGTACAATATGGGCAAACCGTTCGAAAATATTCGAATGAATTTATGAATATTGGCGTTGATGCTGCCGCATTGGCAATGTCAAGTGCTGTTGTTGCTTCTACAAATGATGTAAATTCTGTTTATTGGAATCCCGCAGGTTTAACGAATCTTGAAGATCATCAGATCTCTTTAATGCACGCCAATTATTTTGCAAATATCGCGCAATATGATTATATAGGTTATGCAAGTCCTATTGATGACAGAAGTGCCTGGGGAATTTCGATGATTCGTTTTGGGGTGGATGATATTATGGATACGACACAATTGATCGATAATCAGGGAAACATCGATTATAACCGAATTAGTTTGTTCTCTACGGCTGATTATGGTTTTACTTTTTCATATGCAAGAAAACTTCCGGTAGAAGGATTTCAATATGGTGTAAACGCAAAAGTTATCAGACGAATTATCGGGAAATTTGCTAATTCCTGGGGTTTTGGTTTCGACGTTGGATTGCAGTTTGAACGAAATGACTGGAAATTTGGTTTGATGCTTCGCGATATTACAACTACATACAATGTCTGGAATATTGACGAGAAAGAATATGCAAAAATTGCCAATGCCATTCCTGGTGAAAACAATGAATTACCGGAAAGTACTGAAATAACTTTGCCAAAAGCACAATTAGGAGTTTCAAAAAGATTTGATTTCCACAATGATTATAGTCTATTAGTTGCTTCAAATTTGAATATGCGTTTTGAGCGAACTAATGATATAATATCAACCAAAGCAGTAAGTATTGATCCTGCAGTAGGTTTTGAATTTGGATATACTGATCTTGTTTTTTTGAGAGCCGGAGCAGGGAATTTTCAAAATGTGACACAACTGGACAATACCGAAAAAGTAAATTTTCAACCAAATATTGGACTGGGTTTTAAGTACAAAGGTATTCAGGTTGATTATGCGTTGACTGATTTGGGTAATCAAAGTACCGCTTTGTACTCAAATATTTTTTCATTAAAGGTAGATTTAGGTATCTTTAGATAATATTTACTAATCATTAAACTTCTTAAAATTTTAAATTATGAAAAATGTCATTTTCAAAAAAACACTTTTTATTTTACTATTATTACTAAGTTTTATTGGTTTTAGCCAAAATATACCTTTATCGAAAGATGCTAAAATTAGCGTTATCACTTGCGGATTAGGCAACGAAACGTATTCTTATTTTGGTCACACTGCGATTCGTGTTGCTGATCCTGTAAACAATATTGACCTTGTTTACAATTATGGTGCTTTTGATTTTTCGACTCCAAATTTTGTAATGAAGTTCGCCAAAGGTGATTTACAATATTTTGTAGTTTTGCATCCATTTCCAG
This genomic window from Flavobacterium sp. 9 contains:
- a CDS encoding PorV/PorQ family protein, translated to MNIGVDAAALAMSSAVVASTNDVNSVYWNPAGLTNLEDHQISLMHANYFANIAQYDYIGYASPIDDRSAWGISMIRFGVDDIMDTTQLIDNQGNIDYNRISLFSTADYGFTFSYARKLPVEGFQYGVNAKVIRRIIGKFANSWGFGFDVGLQFERNDWKFGLMLRDITTTYNVWNIDEKEYAKIANAIPGENNELPESTEITLPKAQLGVSKRFDFHNDYSLLVASNLNMRFERTNDIISTKAVSIDPAVGFEFGYTDLVFLRAGAGNFQNVTQLDNTEKVNFQPNIGLGFKYKGIQVDYALTDLGNQSTALYSNIFSLKVDLGIFR
- a CDS encoding phosphatidylcholine/phosphatidylserine synthase; amino-acid sequence: MNIKKHIPNLITLINLFCGCIAVVFVSKGNFEMAFYMVCLGIFFDFFDGFFARLFKVSSPLGLQLDSLADMVTSGVAPGYVMYSLFLKSANPNDEIALTIIPFLGFIVTLGSCYRLANFNIDTRQTDSFIGLPTPANALFILSLPLVIEYSDSLVIFGILTNHWVLLAITLCSAYILNAEIPLFALKIKKFTVKDNVLQIVFLLISLLLVVTLQYIAIPLIIIFYVLLSVVNNLFLKK